One Ranitomeya variabilis isolate aRanVar5 chromosome 5, aRanVar5.hap1, whole genome shotgun sequence DNA window includes the following coding sequences:
- the LOC143776958 gene encoding aldo-keto reductase family 1 member C1-like, whose translation MALKPDSYVVLNDGNKMPVIGFGTGTDTAKYTKEQAGESTKVAIDAGYRHIDCAFVYGNEIQVGEAIRSKIADGTVKTEDIFYTGKLWNNNHTPERVRLGLEKSLKDLQLDYMDLFLIHNPVEFKPGDDPFPTDGNGKLVFHNTDIRETWKAMEACRDAGLIRSIGVSNFNRRQLELILNMPGLKYKPVCNQVECHIFLNQSKLLEFCKSRDIVLVGFSVLGTSRIEGWIDQNSPKVLDDPVLNTVAKKLNRSPAQVALRYLLQRGCVILAKSFNPERIKENFQVFDFDLSDEDMKSLDGVNKNMRYLIIDAWKESPKYPYHDEY comes from the exons ATGGCTCTGAAGCCGGACTCCTACGTGGTGCTGAATGATGGGAATAAAATGCCAGTGATCGGATTTGGTACTGGGACGGACACG GCTAAGTACACCAAAGAACAGGCCGGTGAGAGCACCAAGGTCGCCATTGACGCTGGATACCGCCACATCGACTGCGCCTTTGTATACGGGAATGAGATCCAGGTCGGAGAAGCCATTAGATCAAAGATTGCGGATGGGACTGTGAAGACGGAAGACATATTTTACACTGGGAAG CTTTGGAATAATAACCACACTCCAGAGAGGGTCCGACTCGGGCTGGAGAAATCTCTGAAGGATCTGCAGCTGGATTACATGGATCTCTTCCTGATCCACAACCCTGTGGAGTTCAAG CCCGGAGATGATCCCTTTCCcacagatggaaatgggaaattggTTTTTCATAACACAGATATCCGAGAAACATGGAAG GCTATGGAAGCGTGCAGAGACGCCGGCCTCATCCGATCCATCGGAGTCTCCAATTTTAACCGCCGGCAACTGGAGCTGATTCTCAACATGCCAGGACTCAAGTACAAACCAGTGTGCAACCAG GTAGAATGTCACATATTCCTCAATCAGAGCAAATTACTGGAGTTCTGCAAATCTCGTGATATCGTGCTGGTCGGATTCAGCGTACTGGGGACCAGCAGAATAGAGGGCTG GATTGATCAGAATTCCCCCAAAGTGCTTGATGACCCCGTATTAAATACAGTCGCTAAGAAGCTGAACCGCTCTCCTGCGCAGGTGGCCCTGAGATATTTGTTACAGAGGGGATGTGTCATCTTGGCAAAAAGCTTCAACCCTGAGAGGATCAAGGAAAACTTCCAG GTTTTTGACTTTGACTTAAGTGATGAAGACATGAAATCTCTAGATGGAGTCAATAAAAACATGCGTTACCTGATTATCGATGC TTGGAAAGAAAGCCCTAAGTATCCATATCACGATGAATACTAA